The Sphingomonas alpina genome has a segment encoding these proteins:
- a CDS encoding Bax inhibitor-1 family protein, with protein MANWSDPQPNAAPFATAGARTEAYDAGLRAYMLSVYNYMTSGILLTGVIAMLFASSGYAEAVFLNPGILKYVIMFAPLGFVLFMSFGQGRMSFGTLQAMFWGFAIAMGLSLSTIFLRYTDTSIAQAFFATAAGFAGLSLYGYTTKRDLSAFGTFLIMGLVGLIVAMILNFFFQSPVMALIISIVGVLIFAGLTAYDTQKTKSMYAHVAGTADEGRVVIMSALSLYLDFINMFLFLLRIFGSSRN; from the coding sequence ATGGCTAATTGGTCTGACCCCCAGCCGAACGCCGCGCCTTTCGCGACGGCGGGCGCGCGTACGGAAGCGTACGACGCGGGTCTCCGCGCCTATATGCTGTCCGTCTATAATTACATGACCTCGGGCATCCTGCTCACCGGCGTCATCGCGATGCTGTTCGCATCCTCGGGCTATGCCGAAGCGGTGTTTCTGAACCCGGGCATCCTGAAATATGTCATCATGTTCGCACCACTCGGATTCGTCCTGTTCATGAGCTTCGGCCAGGGCCGGATGTCGTTCGGCACGCTCCAGGCGATGTTCTGGGGCTTTGCGATCGCCATGGGCCTGTCGCTCTCGACCATCTTCCTGCGCTACACCGACACCTCGATTGCCCAGGCATTCTTCGCCACGGCAGCGGGCTTTGCCGGGCTGTCGCTGTACGGGTACACCACCAAGCGCGACCTGTCGGCGTTCGGCACCTTCCTGATCATGGGCCTGGTCGGGCTGATCGTCGCGATGATCCTGAACTTCTTCTTCCAGTCGCCGGTCATGGCGCTGATCATCAGCATCGTTGGTGTGCTGATCTTCGCTGGCCTGACGGCTTATGACACGCAGAAAACGAAGAGCATGTACGCCCATGTGGCGGGCACTGCCGATGAAGGCCGTGTGGTCATCATGTCGGCGTTGAGCCTGTATCTCGACTTCATCAACATGTTCCTGTTCCTGCTGCGCATCTTCGGTTCCAGCCGGAACTGA
- the thpR gene encoding RNA 2',3'-cyclic phosphodiesterase — translation MHRLFVALRPPPAIRDTLADIMDGVPEARWQDDEQLHLTLRYIGKVDRHMAEDIAIMLGSVRSPALDLHLSRVGQFDPQSGNDSLWAGVVPHEPLGALHRKIDHALVRLGLPPEGRAYRPHITLARLSKRAGQQVETAQWLAAHAALSSEPFRADHIILYESHLDSDGARYEPVGRWPLDEAALS, via the coding sequence ATGCATCGATTGTTCGTCGCACTCCGCCCGCCGCCTGCGATCCGCGATACTCTGGCCGACATCATGGACGGCGTGCCGGAGGCGCGCTGGCAGGATGATGAGCAGCTACATCTGACCCTGCGCTATATCGGCAAGGTCGATCGCCATATGGCCGAGGATATCGCCATCATGCTGGGAAGCGTGCGGTCTCCGGCGCTTGATCTGCATTTGTCCAGGGTCGGCCAGTTCGATCCGCAGAGCGGCAATGACAGCCTATGGGCCGGAGTTGTACCGCATGAGCCCCTGGGGGCACTGCATCGCAAGATCGATCATGCGCTGGTCCGCCTCGGCCTGCCACCGGAAGGTCGCGCCTATCGCCCGCACATCACACTCGCACGCTTGTCGAAGCGTGCCGGCCAGCAAGTCGAGACCGCCCAATGGCTCGCCGCGCATGCCGCGCTGAGCAGCGAGCCTTTCCGGGCCGACCATATCATTCTCTACGAAAGCCATCTCGACAGCGACGGCGCGCGTTACGAGCCGGTCGGCCGGTGGCCGCTCGACGAGGCAGCACTCAGCTAG
- a CDS encoding superoxide dismutase family protein: MRTILIGTAALAILGLAGCKEKALETGAPVAGGARAVATLKTAAGAEVGRVTASEVAGGLRFTIDAKAMPSGTHGAHVHTTGLCEGPDFASAGGHWNPTGMKHGSMNPQGPHEGDLPNLIIGTDGRGTLGITIPGATMAGLLDGDGSALVVHAAADDLMTDPSGNSGARIACGVFGAS, from the coding sequence ATGCGGACGATTCTGATCGGTACGGCGGCGCTGGCGATCCTTGGGCTGGCTGGCTGCAAGGAAAAGGCCTTGGAAACCGGTGCGCCGGTCGCGGGCGGTGCACGTGCGGTCGCGACGCTCAAGACTGCGGCGGGTGCCGAGGTCGGCCGGGTCACCGCCAGCGAGGTGGCCGGCGGCCTGCGCTTCACGATCGATGCGAAAGCCATGCCGTCGGGCACGCACGGCGCGCATGTCCATACGACCGGGCTGTGCGAAGGACCGGACTTCGCCAGCGCGGGCGGACATTGGAACCCGACGGGCATGAAGCATGGTTCGATGAACCCGCAGGGTCCGCATGAGGGCGACCTGCCCAATCTGATCATCGGCACCGATGGACGCGGGACACTCGGCATCACCATCCCGGGCGCGACCATGGCCGGCCTGCTGGATGGCGATGGCTCGGCGCTGGTCGTCCATGCCGCCGCCGACGACCTGATGACCGATCCGTCGGGGAACAGCGGCGCGCGGATCGCTTGCGGGGTGTTCGGGGCTAGCTGA
- a CDS encoding CBU_0592 family membrane protein, which produces MIIAIEIVGWTGAILILVAYLMVSAGRLTGQSAVFQWMNLVGAACFIVNSGWHGALPSTVLNILWLLIGIVALWRIARSAGRTKLQPGSGQPSSGERQ; this is translated from the coding sequence TTGATAATCGCGATCGAGATTGTGGGATGGACCGGCGCCATCCTTATTCTCGTCGCCTATCTGATGGTCTCGGCGGGCCGGCTGACCGGCCAGTCCGCCGTATTCCAATGGATGAATCTGGTCGGCGCGGCCTGTTTCATCGTCAACAGCGGCTGGCATGGCGCGCTGCCTTCGACCGTGTTGAACATATTATGGCTGCTGATCGGCATAGTGGCGCTGTGGCGCATCGCCAGATCGGCGGGTAGGACGAAGCTCCAACCGGGTTCCGGTCAACCAAGTTCTGGAGAGCGACAATGA
- a CDS encoding isovaleryl-CoA dehydrogenase: MSMTLDFNLGENADMIRDTTERFATDRIAPRAAEIDENNKFDRSLWPEMGELGLHGITVEEEWGGLGLGYLEHVIAMEEVSRASASIGLSYGAHSNLCVNQIRRWGNDEQKAKYLPKLISGEHVGSLAMSEAGSGSDVVSMKLKATLQGNDRYLLNGTKFWITNSTEADTLVVYAKTDGEAGPRGITAFLIEKGMPGFSVSKKLDKMGMRGSDTAELVFEDCEVPAENVMGPVNGGVGVLMSGLDYERTVLAGGPIGIMQACLDVVLPYVRERKQFGTPIGSFQLMQAKVADMYVALNSARAYVYAVARACDAGKTTRFDAAGAILLASENAVKTSLEAIQALGGAGYTREWPVERFLRDAKLYDIGAGTNEIRRFLIGRELIGA, encoded by the coding sequence ATGAGCATGACCCTGGATTTCAACCTGGGCGAAAATGCCGACATGATCCGCGACACGACCGAGCGGTTCGCGACCGACCGGATCGCACCGCGCGCCGCAGAGATCGATGAGAACAACAAGTTCGACCGTTCGCTCTGGCCGGAAATGGGCGAACTCGGCCTGCACGGCATCACCGTCGAGGAAGAATGGGGCGGCCTTGGCCTTGGCTATCTCGAACATGTCATCGCGATGGAGGAAGTCAGCCGCGCCTCCGCCTCGATCGGGCTCAGCTATGGCGCGCACTCCAATTTGTGCGTCAACCAGATCCGCCGCTGGGGCAATGACGAGCAAAAAGCGAAATACCTCCCCAAGCTCATCTCCGGCGAACATGTCGGCAGCCTCGCCATGTCGGAGGCCGGTTCCGGCTCCGACGTCGTCTCGATGAAGCTCAAGGCGACCTTGCAGGGCAATGATCGCTATCTGCTCAACGGCACCAAATTCTGGATCACCAACTCGACCGAGGCCGACACTTTGGTGGTCTATGCCAAGACCGATGGCGAGGCCGGCCCGCGCGGCATCACCGCATTCCTGATCGAAAAGGGCATGCCCGGTTTTTCGGTCTCGAAGAAGCTCGACAAAATGGGCATGCGCGGCTCCGATACCGCCGAGCTGGTGTTCGAGGATTGCGAAGTCCCGGCCGAGAATGTCATGGGCCCGGTCAATGGCGGTGTCGGCGTGCTGATGTCGGGGCTCGATTATGAGCGCACCGTGCTTGCCGGCGGACCGATCGGCATCATGCAGGCGTGCCTCGACGTCGTGCTGCCGTACGTCCGCGAGCGGAAACAGTTCGGCACGCCGATCGGCAGCTTTCAGCTGATGCAGGCCAAGGTCGCCGACATGTATGTCGCGCTCAATTCCGCCCGCGCCTATGTCTATGCCGTCGCGCGTGCCTGCGATGCGGGCAAGACCACGCGTTTCGACGCGGCCGGTGCGATCCTGCTGGCGTCCGAAAATGCGGTGAAGACCTCGCTTGAGGCAATTCAGGCGCTCGGCGGTGCCGGCTATACCAGGGAATGGCCGGTCGAGCGCTTCCTGCGCGACGCCAAGCTCTACGATATCGGTGCAGGTACCAATGAAATCCGCCGCTTCCTGATCGGGCGCGAACTGATCGGCGCCTGA
- a CDS encoding DUF3142 domain-containing protein translates to MIRGAIALILLAVASVSQAPVPAGTVDARHYDAFWLWAGVKPQPVLKQAKRIYLLQGQVEAGNPVRLVQQRPAVPHIKGRDIWMVVRVETLAWSPQIHQQVRAQLARWRAAGNHVVGIQIDFDARTRHLDHYAVFLADLRRRLPADCRLGITGLLDWSANGDPRGLDALAGTVDEIVLQIYQGRRVIPGYASYLSRLDRMKTPFRIGLLQGGEWHPPAALDSNPNFRGYVVFLQNGAAE, encoded by the coding sequence ATGATCCGCGGAGCGATCGCCCTGATCCTGCTCGCGGTCGCGAGTGTGTCGCAAGCACCGGTTCCCGCTGGGACGGTCGATGCGCGCCATTATGATGCGTTCTGGCTCTGGGCCGGGGTGAAGCCGCAACCGGTCCTGAAGCAGGCGAAGCGGATCTATCTGCTGCAAGGGCAGGTCGAGGCTGGTAACCCGGTTCGGCTGGTGCAGCAGCGCCCGGCCGTGCCGCATATCAAGGGCCGGGACATATGGATGGTGGTGCGGGTCGAAACGCTGGCCTGGTCGCCGCAGATCCATCAGCAGGTGAGGGCGCAGCTTGCCCGGTGGCGTGCCGCCGGCAATCACGTGGTCGGGATCCAGATCGATTTCGACGCCCGTACGCGCCATCTCGACCATTATGCCGTGTTCCTTGCCGACCTGCGCCGCCGCCTGCCGGCCGATTGCCGGCTGGGCATCACCGGATTGCTCGACTGGAGCGCCAATGGCGATCCCAGGGGGCTCGACGCACTGGCCGGCACGGTCGATGAGATCGTGCTGCAAATCTATCAGGGCCGTCGGGTCATTCCCGGCTATGCGAGCTATCTCTCCCGGCTTGATCGCATGAAGACGCCGTTCCGGATCGGTTTGCTGCAGGGCGGCGAGTGGCATCCGCCCGCCGCGCTGGATTCAAATCCGAACTTCAGGGGCTATGTCGTCTTCCTGCAAAACGGCGCGGCCGAATGA
- a CDS encoding tetratricopeptide repeat protein yields MSRIYLSLILLLAALGWSAPAMASGDFGCSTSWKLKHRDMTGCDNMAILSPGNDTRVNLVLLIGRGAPKQGLTPPDSAAKPGALFDWAMFAGYNYSGPETTAYLNYANGEGSRCLSNHLGADDFVAAVEAERKVPQRDRDELVRARRALQPSCAGAAGAAPIAQSIQSPRGKLFERYLSGAAAFYAGDYDAAATVFRSLAGADQSWIAETARYMLARVEVNRAQVDAFDEYGSPKEGFSAQAGIIDAAEANLRDYLRAYPQGRYSNSARGLLRRVYWLGRRTDKLVAEYVALFRLAPEKRGIDTADLAQEVDNKLLPLLTTANTTDPILLAVIDLARMRGPDSDKPTDCCGTPLTLDELQAQRAHFSGNPALFDYLLAAHALFVDNRPADVLRLIPDAARQRVFDYFQFSRQMLRGVALEQSRDRNARGFWVEMLPGATLPFERPALELALALHDERSAGLERIFAKESPVRAPDIREILLKNVAGPQLLRRQASDGSISRHERGVALATLLYKEMGHGLYQDFLDDLKSVPANAPVEGSLYDFAATNDPPLGVFLKPGNMGDYGCATFRQTMMTLAKAPRDVTARLCLAEFMRANNFDQSEFDRQPPADQLGGTQSLFPGQPYSRLEVYKSIIADPQAPARGKAYALYRAINCYAPNGRNECGGTDVPRAQRKAWFSRLKNDYPTSQWAQDLRYYW; encoded by the coding sequence ATGTCCCGGATTTACCTGTCGCTTATCCTGTTGCTCGCTGCGCTCGGCTGGTCCGCGCCGGCAATGGCAAGCGGTGATTTCGGATGCTCGACCTCCTGGAAGCTGAAACATCGCGACATGACCGGTTGCGACAATATGGCGATCCTGTCGCCCGGCAACGATACGCGGGTGAATCTGGTGCTCCTGATCGGTCGAGGCGCTCCGAAACAAGGTCTGACCCCGCCGGACTCTGCAGCGAAACCGGGTGCCTTGTTCGATTGGGCGATGTTTGCGGGTTATAATTATTCCGGCCCGGAAACGACCGCCTATCTCAATTATGCCAATGGCGAGGGATCGCGCTGCCTGAGCAACCATTTGGGCGCCGATGATTTCGTGGCGGCGGTCGAGGCGGAGCGCAAGGTCCCGCAACGTGATCGCGACGAACTGGTCCGGGCCCGACGCGCCTTGCAACCGAGCTGCGCGGGCGCGGCCGGAGCGGCGCCGATCGCTCAGAGCATCCAGTCGCCGCGCGGAAAGCTGTTCGAGCGCTATCTGAGCGGCGCGGCAGCCTTTTATGCGGGGGACTATGACGCCGCCGCCACGGTGTTCCGCAGCCTGGCTGGCGCGGACCAGTCATGGATCGCGGAAACGGCGCGCTATATGCTGGCGCGCGTCGAAGTGAACCGTGCCCAGGTCGATGCCTTTGATGAATATGGTTCGCCGAAAGAGGGGTTTTCGGCTCAGGCCGGAATCATCGACGCGGCCGAGGCCAATCTGCGCGACTATCTCCGCGCCTATCCGCAGGGGCGCTACAGCAACTCGGCGCGAGGCTTGTTGCGGCGGGTCTATTGGCTTGGGCGGCGAACCGACAAGCTGGTGGCGGAATATGTCGCACTGTTTCGGCTCGCGCCGGAAAAGCGCGGTATCGATACCGCGGACCTTGCGCAGGAAGTGGACAACAAGCTCCTGCCGCTGCTCACCACAGCCAATACGACCGATCCGATCCTGCTCGCCGTGATCGATCTCGCGCGGATGCGCGGACCTGACAGCGATAAGCCAACGGACTGTTGCGGCACGCCGCTCACCCTTGATGAGCTGCAAGCGCAGCGCGCGCATTTTTCGGGCAATCCGGCACTGTTCGACTATCTGCTCGCCGCCCATGCGTTGTTCGTCGACAACCGTCCTGCCGACGTCCTGCGGCTTATTCCGGATGCGGCGCGGCAGCGCGTGTTCGACTATTTCCAGTTCAGCCGGCAGATGCTGCGTGGCGTGGCGTTGGAGCAAAGCCGGGATCGGAACGCGCGTGGTTTCTGGGTCGAGATGCTTCCCGGTGCGACATTGCCGTTCGAACGCCCCGCGCTCGAACTCGCGCTGGCGCTGCACGACGAACGTTCCGCTGGCCTCGAGCGTATCTTCGCCAAGGAATCGCCGGTTCGAGCACCGGATATCCGTGAGATATTGCTCAAGAATGTCGCGGGTCCGCAATTGCTCCGACGCCAGGCCAGTGACGGCAGCATTTCGCGCCACGAACGCGGCGTGGCGCTTGCCACCTTGTTGTACAAGGAGATGGGGCATGGATTGTATCAGGACTTTCTCGACGACCTGAAATCCGTGCCGGCCAATGCGCCGGTCGAGGGCAGCCTTTATGATTTTGCCGCGACGAATGACCCGCCATTGGGAGTCTTTTTGAAGCCCGGCAACATGGGGGATTATGGCTGCGCAACTTTCCGCCAGACCATGATGACGCTGGCGAAGGCGCCGCGCGATGTGACGGCGCGCCTGTGCCTGGCCGAATTCATGCGGGCGAACAATTTCGATCAGTCCGAGTTCGACCGCCAGCCACCCGCTGACCAGCTTGGCGGCACGCAATCGCTGTTCCCGGGCCAGCCCTATTCGCGGCTGGAAGTCTATAAATCGATTATCGCCGACCCGCAGGCGCCCGCGCGCGGCAAAGCCTATGCGCTGTATCGCGCGATCAATTGCTACGCGCCGAACGGCCGCAACGAGTGCGGCGGAACCGACGTGCCGCGCGCGCAGCGCAAGGCCTGGTTCTCCCGATTGAAGAACGACTATCCGACGTCGCAATGGGCTCAGGATTTACGATATTATTGGTGA
- a CDS encoding DUF1697 domain-containing protein, whose protein sequence is MPIKIALFRSMVIGDRRLTREALLRIAEAVGGADARTVIATGNLVFRSRKSVSRLEQELEAACAEEYGRATEIVVKTAEEWRAMLAANPFEHEAHEKPAHLILWAMRDPLPNQGLEQLRRRAQGAERIERIASGDFYCWFGAGEMAGSKMIAGFGLKSLGAVGTNRNWSTATRISTALDEMAKRG, encoded by the coding sequence ATGCCGATCAAGATCGCCCTGTTCCGCAGCATGGTGATCGGCGACCGCCGGCTGACGCGCGAGGCGTTGCTGCGCATCGCCGAGGCAGTCGGCGGGGCCGATGCCCGCACGGTGATCGCCACCGGCAATCTCGTGTTCCGGTCGCGCAAAAGCGTGAGCCGTCTGGAGCAAGAGCTCGAAGCGGCCTGTGCCGAAGAATATGGCCGCGCCACCGAGATCGTCGTCAAGACAGCGGAGGAATGGCGCGCGATGCTCGCCGCCAATCCGTTCGAGCATGAGGCGCACGAAAAGCCGGCGCACCTGATCCTCTGGGCGATGCGCGATCCGCTGCCCAATCAGGGCCTGGAACAACTGCGCCGGCGCGCCCAGGGCGCCGAGCGTATCGAGCGCATCGCCAGCGGTGATTTCTATTGCTGGTTCGGCGCCGGCGAGATGGCGGGCTCGAAAATGATCGCCGGCTTCGGCCTGAAATCGCTTGGCGCGGTCGGCACCAATCGCAACTGGAGTACGGCAACCAGGATCAGCACGGCACTCGACGAGATGGCGAAGCGCGGCTGA